AATCAGTCAATTGCTTTTCAATATCCGGATCAATATCCGGCCGTTCATACGCAGCCAGCCGCTGGGCCACTTTGTCTTCAGCGATCTGGTAGATGTGCTGTTTCCCTGCCTTGGCCCAGGCATCTTTGTTTTTCCGGCTCATAAGGGAAGGCATGTAAAATTCAGTCCGGCACAGCTGAAAGGTTTTGGGATGGGTCAGGTACTGACCGCCGATTCCCACCTGTTTGATGATATCCAGATCAATGGCCTCGTCTGTCAACGCAACGGGTTTGATCATGTTTCTTACCATACCGCACAGCTCTTCGTCCACCAGAAATTTTTCAAAACTCATGGCAATGTAAGATCCCAGAATACCGCAGGCATGCAGAATAAAATTGATACCGCTTGTGGCGGCCGTGTAGAGCGCCAGAGCGGATTCGGCCCCGGCCTGGGCATCGGTGCACAGGGAGTCGGTGAGCCCGCCCCCGGATCTGGAGGGCAGGTTGTAGAATCGTGCCATCTGGGCCACCAGATGGATGTTTTTGGACAGTTCCGGTGCCCCGATGGACAGGGCCCCGGTTTTCATGTCCATGGCGGACGAGGTGGAACCGTAGATCACAGGCGCCCCCGGTCTTACCAGCTGGGCCAGGGTGATGCCGGCCAGTATTTCCGCGTTCTGCAGGGCTATCACCCCGCCCAGGGTTACCGGGCCGGATCCGCCGGCCATGATCAAAGACGCCACCACACAAGCCTGGTTGTGGCGGGCCAGTTCAATCAAAGACCCGATCATTTCATCGGAAAACTGCAACGGGGACAGGGAATTGATCAAAGACACGGACACGGTCTTGTCCATGATGTTTTTTTTGCCGCCCCAGAGAATACCGGCCATCTCGATGCCGTCCAGGGCACCTTGGCGGGATACCGGGCTGCCCATGAACGGTTTGTCGCACAACAGCATGTTGGACAGGTTCAGGTCCAGGTGAACGGTCTGGTGGGGCATATCCGCCGGTTCCACCATCATCCATCCGTTCATGTCGATATACGGGGAAGTCTGGATGAGTTTACAGAAATTGTCATAGTCTTCCATGCTGGCCTGGCGTTCGTTGCCTTTGGCATCCATGACAAACGGAGCCCCGTATCCGGGGAGAAACACAAAGTCGTCCTCACCGATCTCCACATTTTTTTCGGGGTTCCTGGCGTGGACCGTGAACCGTTTGGGTGCGGTTTCCAGGGCTTTTTGAACCGCAGATTCTTCAAAAAACACCGTGGTGCCTTCCACCTTGAACCCATTGTCCTTGAAAATCTCAAGGGCTTCCTTGTCATTAAAGGCCACGCCGGTGGTCTTCAACAGATCCATGGCAGCGTCATGGATTTTTTCCATTTCCTGTCGGCTCATTTCCTGCATTCGGTCATACATCATGATTTCTCCTTATCATGGACAGTATTGTCCAGTGGTTAATAATGGCGTTATGCGGTGTCGGTTTTTTTACATTGATTCAATCCCTTAAACAGGCCGAACAGTGCCACCAGCAGCAGAAACATCAGCGGGAATGCGGTGGCAATGGATGCGGTCTGAATGGCTTTGAGACTCCCGGACCCGGCCAGCACCGCCGCCACAGCGCCCAGGGCGATACCCCAGAAGGCCCTTAAGTTCCGGCCCGGATTTTCATGACCGGAGACAAACATGGCCAGAGAAATGGCGGCCGAATTGGCGGATGTCAGAAAGAAAGTGGCAATGAGAAAGATCAGGGCCACGGCCAGAAGCCCGGTCAATGGCAGGTTCTGGGCAATGGCAAAAATAGCGCTTTCCACCCCATGGGCTTCCAGGGTCCCGGTGACATCAAAATGGATGCCCGCACCCCCCACCACGCCGTACCACAGAAAATTGCCCAGAGACGGCAGGATCAGTGCGGCCGCCACGGTCTCCCGGATGGTTCTGCCTTTGGAGATCCGGGCGATGAACACGGCCACAAACGGGGACCAGCTCATCCACCAGGCCCAGTAGAACACGGTCCAGGATCCGATCCAGTTGCCATCGTATCCGGGGGCGGTGAACAGACTCATGGGAATGAAGTGCAGCAGATACTGGCCGAAAGAATTGACGGTCAGGTTCACCAGAAAAATGGTGGGGCCGAACACCAGTACGAAAAACCATACGGCCACAAATACCCACATGTTGACATCTCCCATCAGTTTCACCCCTTTCTGGAGCCCGGTGTACACGGACAGGGTGAAAATGGCGGTAAGGACCCCGATGATGATGTAGGTGCCGGACGGCCCCAGTTCCAGGCCGTACTGGTATTTAAGCCCGGCAGACAGCTGAAGGGCTACAAATCCGGTGGTGGTGGCCAGGCCCCCTAATGTGGCAAACACGGCAAAAATATCCAGCACCTTTCCCCAGGTGCCGTGGATCCGGTCGCCGATGGCATAATAGAATGCAGAAGAAAATTTCAGCGGCAGGTTTTGGGTGAAACAGGCATGGGCCAGGGCAACGGTGAGCAGGGCATAGATAGACCAGGCACTCAATCCCCAGTGAAAAAACGAATAAGTCATGGCGTTGGCTCCGGCCGCCGGGGTCAAAGGATCGCCGCCGAAATAAGGGGGCGGACTCATGTAGTGGTAAGCCGGTTCGGCCGGGCCCCAGAACACAATGCCTGCGGCAATGGCCGACCCGAACAGCATGGCGAACCAGGAGAAATTGGAAAATTCAGGCCGGTCTTGAGGCAGGCCCAGTTTAATGGATCCGTAAGCAGGACCCATGAGTACAAAGCATCCCATGACCAGAAAAAATACGGTGATCAGGTACAGCCAGGTCCACATGGTGGTGGTCCAGGAGAACACGGTATTGATCACGGATGCCATGTTGTCGGGAAACAGAATGGACCAGAGCACAAATGCGATGGTCACGCCCGCAGATATCCAGAAAATCATGGGGTCAAAGGGGCGGGCTGAAGCCGGGGTACGGGCCATGGGCAATCTCCTGAAATGGTTTGTTTGATTGTCGAAAGCCTGCCGTTGCATTGCAGGCAGTCCGGCGTTTGTTTCTTGAAGTTATCTGTCGCCATTTAAGATGCAGGATTGATGCCAGCATGTTAAGATTTCCGGGTGATGTATGAATCGCCCAGATGACAGGCAGATACGATATATTTCCTTTTAACGGATTTTACGGATCAGATTGGAAAAAGTGAAAAATTTTTTTCTTTATAACCGAATTTTATGAAAAATATTTTTCTTATGAAAATTATTTTTCATATTCGCGACATAAAATCAGCCCGGCAAAGCTGATATTTTTTTATTTTATAATGGAACAGCTGTCTGGATATGCCTAAGTGTCTGGCCGCCTGGGTCACATTGCCCCGGCAGGCAGCCAGGGCGTTTGTCACAGCGGTTCGTTCCTGGTCTGCCTGGATCTGGGCCAGGGGCCGGGAGGGGTCCGGCAAATCGGAAACCCGGGAGATGATGGGTTCAGCAAGTCCTTTTTTATCCGTCGGTGGCCGATCTTCGGGCGGGATTCGGGGTGCCGGAGGTGCCATGGGTTCCAGGGTGTCCAGTCCCGGGGTGAACGGATCGATACCCAGAATTTTCTCCTGTCCGGCCAGATTCATGGCCCCTTCAATGAGATGTTCCAGTTCCCGGATATTGCCCGGCCATTGATAGACCTGAAACAATTCCCGGACTTCCCGGGAAATCCCCTGGACATGGGTACCCAGGCGCTGGTTGTATTTTTTAATGAAATGAATGGTCAGTTCTCTGATACTGTCCAGCCGCTCCCGCAACGGGGGCAGCTTGACCATCACAACGCCAAGCCGGTAATACAGGTCCGTACGCAGCCGGTTTTCCCGGATGGCGACCCGGGGATCCCGACTCACTGAACTGATGATTTTTACATCCACCGGAATTTCCTTGACCGATCCCAGGCGGCGGACCTGTTTTTCCTGGATTGCCCGGAGCAGTTTGGCCTGCAGTTCCATAGGCATGGCCAGCAGTTCATCCAGAAACAAGGTGCCTTTGTGGGCGGTTTCAAACAATCCGGGCTTGTCCAGAGCCCCGGTGAACGCGCCCCGGGTGGTGCCGAACAGCATGCCTTCCATCAGATACTGGGGGATGGCCGCACAGTTGACCGCCACATATTTTTCCTTGTGCCTGGGGCTGAAATTGTGGATGGATTGAGCGAACAGCTCCTTACCGGTACCGGTTTCTCCCTGAATCATGATGGGGGAAGGGGATGCGGCCGCTTTCTGGGCGGTTTCCTTGACCCGGATGAAATCCGGGCTGGAGCCGATCAGGTCATCAAAGGTGTATTGGGTCCCGTTTCCCAGTGTGGACCGGCATTCGGATGCAGAAGGCACCGGCATGGATCGGCGCAGCTGCTCGTAGTCCTTGACAAAGCAGATGACGCCGGTAATGGTCTTATGATCGAACAGCGGATAGACCGAAGTGATGGTGTTGGCAACTTTCCCGGACACGGTTTTGTAGAAAAAAATCCGATTTTTGATGGCCTGTTGATGCCGGGCGCATTGCATGATCATGCTGGTGCGGTTGCTCAACTCATAGATTTCGGTCACTTTAAGGCCCATGGCTTTTTCAGGAGAAATGCCGTCGATTCTGGCCTGAGCCTGGTTGTAGTACTGAATGATCCCGTTGATATCGGCAATCACTACCCCGTCATCCAGATGATCCAGCACGGACAAAAAATTGATCTGGTTCATGTTCAGCAGTCCGGATGCTGCCTTGGAACTCCCCATACCCGATATCCTTGATGGTTAAAATTCTGCCAACGCGTTTTTTTGACATGGAACCATAAAATCAGGGATCGGTACAAGAAAAAAATAAAAAACCCGGGGGATACAGTCAAAAATCCCCCGGGTTCCGCCGGATACCGGCACCTTGTGTTAAAATGGATGCATCATGACGGGAACATGGTTTCCTCGATGTCGACCGCCGCGCTGCTGGTGTTCATCAACGCGGCAAACCGGCCCAGGGTCACCGGCAGCATGGTTTCGGTGAAAAACTGTAATGATTTGATGATACCCTGGTAGAACGGCTGGTCTTTTTTCTTGGCGGTTTCCAGTTTCCGGGCTGCAATGGTGGCCCGCCACAGCAGCATCCAGGCCATGACCGTGTCTCCGGCCGCATCCTGGAACGGATGGGCATTGGCAAATGCAGCCAGCACTTTGTCGGACATGGCGGTCTGACCCATGTGAATGGCCACTTCCGCCAGTTTGTTGACCGCTTCCTCCACTTTGACGGCATATCCCTGGATGGTTTCGATCTCCTTGGCCTGGGCCAGGGTTTTCTGCATTTCTCCGAACAGGTCCATGATGGGCTTGCCCTTGTTTAAGCCCAGTTTTCTGCCCAGAAGATCCATGGCCTGAATCCCGTTGGTACCTTCGTAGATCAGGGTGATGCGGCAGTCGCGGAGCAGCTGGGCCATGGGGTATTCCTCGATGAACCCGTATCCGCCGTATACCTGCATGCCCTGAGAACACATCTCAAAGGCCCGGTCCGTGACATACCCTTTGGCAATGGGGGTCAGAATTTCCACAAACCCCTGGTATTTGGCTTTTTCTTCGTCTGTGGGGGCATATTTGGCCATGTCTGAACAATAATGCACAAAATAGAGCAAAGACCGCATCCCTTCCACATTCACTTTCATCAGCATGAGCTGACGCCGCACATCCGGGTGCTGGATAATGGGTACGCCTTCGGCATCCGGGTTCAGGATTTCAGTCAAGGCCTTGCCCTGGATCCGGGTTTTGGCATAGTCCAGAGCGTACATATAGGCGGCCGTGGCACAGGCAAATCCCTGATACCCCACCAGGAGCCGGGCCGCGTTCATCATCAGGAACATGGCTTTCATGCCCTTGTTTTCTTCTCCCAAAAGTGTGCCGATGCAGTTGCCTTTGGACCCCAGGGCCAGTGAACAGGTGGAATTGCCGTGGATACCCATCTTGTGCTCGATGCCGGTGCACACCACATCATTGAATTCGCCTAAGGATCCGTCGGCATTGACCCGGATTTTGGGCACCAGGAACAATGAGATGCCTTTGGTGCCGGCCGGTGCGCCCTCGATGCGGGCCAGAACCGGGTGAATGATGTTTTCCGCCAGATCATGCTCGCCGCCGGAGATAAAGATCTTTTCTCCCACAATGGAGTAAGTCCCGTCTCCGTTGGGCGTGGCTTTGGTGGTTAAAGCACCGACATCTGATCCGGCATTGGGTTCGGTGAGCAGCATGGTGCCGCACCATTTGCCGGTGTACATATTTTTCAGATACAACTCTTTTTGTTCCTGGGTGCCGAAATGTTCCACCAGGTGACCGGCACCCTGGGTCAGGCCGGGATACATCATGAACGGATAATTGGCGCCGTTGAAATATTCCGCCACTGCCGATGCCACGGTTCTGGGCATGCCCTGTCCGCCCCATTCCGGGTCTTCGGTGACCGCCAGCCATTCTCCGTCGTTGAACAGTTCAAACAGCCGCTTGAACGCCGCCGGCGTGGTCACTTGGCCGTTTTCCAGTTGACATCCCTCCTGGTCTCCTTCCTTGCTGGCCGGCAGCAGTTCCTTGACTGCAAAATTCCTGGCTTCTGAAATCACCAGATCAATGGTTTTTTTGTTGAAATCCGCAAATCCGTCATAAAGTTTGGACAACGATTCTGCGTTGAGCTGCTCATGCATGACAAATTCGATGTCCCGCCGGTCTGAAATAACCTGTGTCATGATTGGATGATCCTCCTAATGTGAATGTCTGTCATGGGTTCTGAATAGTTGTTCATTGGGTTGATTCCTGATTTTTCAACGGGAATACCCGGGTAAAACCCATGAAAAAAGTTGCCTTATAAAATTAATATTAAATTATAATAAAAGGTTGCAATTCATTTTTAAAAATGATTCCGTAATAATTGCAAAGAGAATACCTGATTTCAATAAAATGAATACTCATTCATTACATGGAATTTTAACCGTGTCAATGATTATTTTCAAAATATTGATATTGCTTGACCCTGTGATTGTTTTTTGGTAATTCTAACTAGTTGGACAATGCAGGATAGTTAATGCCAGTGACATGCATATGTCAGGCGTTTTATGGATTTGTGATTAACACTAATTTGGAGGATGAGAATGAAAAAATTGCTACTGACTGTGTTAAGTGTTTTTATGGTCATGTCTTTGACGGTGTCTGCCGGTGCAAAAACGTTTAAGATGGGGCTGGATGCCGACCCGGTATCCCTGGATCCCCAGGTACAGTTGTCAGGCGGCATGCTCCAGCTGTCCCACTGGGTGTTTGATCCCCTGGTACGCTGGACCCAGGACATGGAGTTTGAACCCCGCCTGGCCACCAGCTGGGAACGGCTGGATGACCTGACCATGCGGTTTCATCTCAGAAAGGGTGTCAAGTTCCACAGCGGCAACGACTTTACCGCCAAAGATGTGAAATGGTCTTTTGACCGCATGCGCAAAAGCGTGGACTTCAAAGGCCTGCTGGAACCCTTTGAGGGATGTTACATCGTGGATGATTACACCGTGGACGTTAAAACCAAAAAAGCGTATCCTTTGGTGCTCAATATGGCCACCTATTTCTTTGCCATGGATTCCGAATTTTACACCGGCACCGATGAAAACGGCCAGCCCAAGGATGCCATTCTCAAAATCGGTGAATCGTTTGCATTGAACAACGCTTCGGGTACAGGCCCCTTTATTGTCACCAACCGCCAGCACAACGTAATCCTGGAAATGAAACGGTTTGAAGACTACTGGGACACAAACAGCCCGGGCAATGTCACTGAATTCATCCTGAGCCCCATCAAGGAAAACGCCACCCGGGTGGCAGCTCTTTTATCCGGCGGGGTGGACTGGATCTCTCCGGTGCCCCCCCAGGACTTTGCCAGAATCCAGTCCGATGACAAGGTCAAACTGGTGAACATTAACGGCGGCCGGATCATCACCTTCCAGATGAACCCCAACCGGGTGGAGGCGTTCAAGGATGTCAGAGTCCGCCAGGCCATTGTCCATGCTGTGAACAACGAAGGCATCGTCAAACAGATCATGAAAGGCACGGCCACGGTGGCGGCCCAGCAGGGTCCCGAAGGCTATCTCGGCTACAAGGAAAATCTGACCCCCCGCTATGACCTTGAAAAAGCCAAGGCCCTCATGAAAGAAGCCGGGTATGAAAACGGGTTTGAAATTTCCATGATGGCCCCCAACAACCGGTATGTCAATGATGCCAAGATTGCTGAAGCCACAGCCCAGATGCTGGGCAGAATCGGCATCAAGGTAAATTTGAAGACCCTGCCCAAGGCCCAGTACTGGAATGAATATGATGATAGAGCCGCCGACATGATGATGATCGGATGGCACTCTGACACCGAAGATTCCGGGAACTTTTCAGAATTTTTGACCATGTGCCCCAATGCGGAAACCGGCTACGGCCAGTATAACAGCGGATACTGCAATCCGAAAGTGGACGAGCTGACCATCGCTGCCCAGTCGGAGACCGATATGGAAAAACGGAAAGCCATGCTCCAGGAAATCGAGCAGATTCTGTATGATGATGCCGCGTTTGTGCCGTTTCACTGGCAGAACCATTCCTATGGCGTCAAAAAGAACGTGCAGGCGCAACCGGTCATCAATGCCCAGAATTTTCCGTATATCGGAGACCTGGTCATCGAATAGAAAATTTCGGTTGTCGATTTTTGCAGTTTAACCTGTCACTGCCGCCCGGAAAGGTTTTCCGGGCGGCAGTGCTTAAATCTGGAAACAACGGCATCACATGATTGCATTTATCATACGCAGAATTCTCCAGGCAGTGGTGGTCATGCTGGTTATCAGCCTGGTGGTATTTGCCATAAAAAAAGAGTTTGGTGATCCGGTCCGGGACCTGGTGGGAGAGCGGGTCACCCCGGAAGAGCGGCAACAGATCGCCGATAAAATGGGGCTTAATGATCCGTTCCTGATCCAGTACGGCCGGTTTGTCAAAAATGCCGTGACCCAAGGGGATCTGGGGCGGTCCTTTTTATACAACAAACCCAATCTTGAGGTGATTGTGAACCATGCGCCGGCCACCATCGAGCTGGTGCTGGGGACTGCGCTGATTATCATTGTCCTGTCTTTACCCCTGGGGGTTTACTGTGCCTTGAAGCCAAGAAGCTGGTTGTCCCGGTTTACCATGAGCTTTTCTACGTTAGGGGTGTCCATGCCCGTGTTTTTGACCGCCATCCTGCTTATCTATCTGTTTGCGGTGCACTGGCGGATCCTGCCCTCCTACGGCCGGGGGGAAACCGTGGATCTTTTCGGCAACGGCATATGGATGACCGGGCTTTTAACCATTGACGGGCTCAAACATCTGATTCTTCCCTGTATCTCTTTGTCCACGCTCATGCTGCCCCTGTTTATCCGCCTGATCCGCTCTGAGATGATGGAGGTGCTGGAAACCGAATATATCAAATATGCCTGGGCCAAAGGGCTGTCGCCCAAACGGGTCTGGCTGGTGCATGCATTCAAGAACACCCTGCTGCCGGTTATCACGGTGTTCGGGGTCCAGATCGGAATCATGTTTGCTTTTACCCTGCTTACGGAACTGGTATTCCAGTGGCCGGGCATGGGATTCATGTTCTTAGAGGCGGTGAACCGGGCGGATCTCTCATTGCTCATTGCCTATCTGGTGGTGGTGGCGGCCTTGTTTGTGGTGGTCAATACGGTTGTGGATATTCTTTATGGCTTTATCAATCCCACTGTCAGGATAGCAGGAACCAAATGAAAACAAAATTACAGCAGTTTAAAGAATCCTATTTTTTATACAGTTTCCGGCGGGACATGGTGGCCATGGCAAGCTTTGTGGTCCTGGTGTTTTTTTTGCTTATCGCGTTTGCCGCTCCCTGGATTTCTCCCATGAACCCATATGATTCCGCCAACATTGACATCATGAATTCGGAAATCCCCCCCATGTGGATGGACGGCGGATCAAAAGAATTTCCCCTGGGCACCGACAATCAGGGCCGGGACATGCTGTCCACCATGTTCTACGGGCTGCGCACCTCCATTATCATAGGACTTGGGGCTGTGGCTATCCAGGCGAGCATCGGCATTGTCTTAGGGCTTATGGCAGGGTATCTGGGAGGGAAAACCGATGCCGTTCTCATGCGCCTGGCAGATATCCAGTTTTCTTTTCCCTATCTCATGGTGGCCATCTTCATGAGCGCCATCTTTCAGGTGGTGTTTGGTGCCGGCAGTTTTGAACAGCTTGCCATACCGCTGTTGACCATCATCATTGGTCTGTCCAACTGGCCCATGTTCGCCAGGACCATCCGGGCCTCGGTCATGGGGGAAAAAAACAAGGAATATGTGGAGGCGGCACGGGTGATCGGCCTGCCCCAGAGGATCATCATGTTCCGGCATATTCTGCCCAATGCCCTGACATCGGTGATGGTCATTTCCACCATCCAGGTGGCCAATGCGGTCATGAGTGAGGCGGCCCTGTCGTTTCTGGGACTGGGTATGCCCGTGACAAAACCGTCTTTGGGGTCTCTTATCCGGTCCGGACAGGAATACTTTTTTTCCGGGTCCTGGTGGATTACGGTGCTGCCGGGGCTGTGGCTGGTGCTCTTTATCCTGGTCATCAACCTGCTGGGTGACTGGCTCCGGGATGTGCTTAACCCGAAATTATACAAAGGATAACACAAACTTAAGATGTCTTCTCTTTTAGAAGTCCGGGACCTTGAAGTGAAATTTGCCCTCAGGTCCGGAGATATTACGGCAATCGACGGTGTCAGCTTTCAACTGGATCCCGGAGAACGCATGGGTCTGGTGGGGGAAAGCGGGGCCGGCAAATCGGTTACGGGTTTTGCCATCATCAACCTGATTTCCAAGCCCGGGTATATTTCCAGGGGCAGCATTCATTTTGAGGGAAAAGAGATATCTGCCTATCCCCCGGAAAAAATGCGCAAAATCAGAGGAAACCGGATTTCCATGATTTTTCAGGACCCCATGATGACGCTGAATCCGGTGTACACCATCGGGTTTCAGATGATCGAAACCCTGAGGGCCCACAGGGATATATCCAAATCCGAAGCCCGGGCCATTGCCCTGGAAAAATTGAAGCTGGTCCAGATGCCGTCTCCTGAAAAGCGGCTGGCCCAGTACCCCCACGAATTGTCCGGGGGCATGCGCCAGCGGATCATCATTGCCATATCCCTTTTGGCCGACCCGGCCATCATCATTGCGGACGAGCCCACAACCGCTTTGGATGTCACCATCCAGGCCGAGATCATGGACCTGCTTCAGGAACTGTGTGAAAAAGAAAAAATGGGGCTGATCCTCATCACCCATGACTTAGGGGTGGTGTCCCAGGTGACCGAAAAAATCGCGGTGATGTATGCAGGCAAGATCATTGAATACGGCCCGACGGATACCGTGGTGCATCATCCGGTGCATCCCTATACCATCGGACTTATCGGGTCCATTCCCGGCTCCATTGAACCGGGTAAAGACCTCAAGCAGATTCCG
Above is a window of Desulfotignum balticum DSM 7044 DNA encoding:
- a CDS encoding trimethylamine methyltransferase family protein, whose amino-acid sequence is MMYDRMQEMSRQEMEKIHDAAMDLLKTTGVAFNDKEALEIFKDNGFKVEGTTVFFEESAVQKALETAPKRFTVHARNPEKNVEIGEDDFVFLPGYGAPFVMDAKGNERQASMEDYDNFCKLIQTSPYIDMNGWMMVEPADMPHQTVHLDLNLSNMLLCDKPFMGSPVSRQGALDGIEMAGILWGGKKNIMDKTVSVSLINSLSPLQFSDEMIGSLIELARHNQACVVASLIMAGGSGPVTLGGVIALQNAEILAGITLAQLVRPGAPVIYGSTSSAMDMKTGALSIGAPELSKNIHLVAQMARFYNLPSRSGGGLTDSLCTDAQAGAESALALYTAATSGINFILHACGILGSYIAMSFEKFLVDEELCGMVRNMIKPVALTDEAIDLDIIKQVGIGGQYLTHPKTFQLCRTEFYMPSLMSRKNKDAWAKAGKQHIYQIAEDKVAQRLAAYERPDIDPDIEKQLTDFVEKRKNQ
- a CDS encoding BCCT family transporter, with the translated sequence MARTPASARPFDPMIFWISAGVTIAFVLWSILFPDNMASVINTVFSWTTTMWTWLYLITVFFLVMGCFVLMGPAYGSIKLGLPQDRPEFSNFSWFAMLFGSAIAAGIVFWGPAEPAYHYMSPPPYFGGDPLTPAAGANAMTYSFFHWGLSAWSIYALLTVALAHACFTQNLPLKFSSAFYYAIGDRIHGTWGKVLDIFAVFATLGGLATTTGFVALQLSAGLKYQYGLELGPSGTYIIIGVLTAIFTLSVYTGLQKGVKLMGDVNMWVFVAVWFFVLVFGPTIFLVNLTVNSFGQYLLHFIPMSLFTAPGYDGNWIGSWTVFYWAWWMSWSPFVAVFIARISKGRTIRETVAAALILPSLGNFLWYGVVGGAGIHFDVTGTLEAHGVESAIFAIAQNLPLTGLLAVALIFLIATFFLTSANSAAISLAMFVSGHENPGRNLRAFWGIALGAVAAVLAGSGSLKAIQTASIATAFPLMFLLLVALFGLFKGLNQCKKTDTA
- a CDS encoding sigma-54 interaction domain-containing protein; translation: MGSSKAASGLLNMNQINFLSVLDHLDDGVVIADINGIIQYYNQAQARIDGISPEKAMGLKVTEIYELSNRTSMIMQCARHQQAIKNRIFFYKTVSGKVANTITSVYPLFDHKTITGVICFVKDYEQLRRSMPVPSASECRSTLGNGTQYTFDDLIGSSPDFIRVKETAQKAAASPSPIMIQGETGTGKELFAQSIHNFSPRHKEKYVAVNCAAIPQYLMEGMLFGTTRGAFTGALDKPGLFETAHKGTLFLDELLAMPMELQAKLLRAIQEKQVRRLGSVKEIPVDVKIISSVSRDPRVAIRENRLRTDLYYRLGVVMVKLPPLRERLDSIRELTIHFIKKYNQRLGTHVQGISREVRELFQVYQWPGNIRELEHLIEGAMNLAGQEKILGIDPFTPGLDTLEPMAPPAPRIPPEDRPPTDKKGLAEPIISRVSDLPDPSRPLAQIQADQERTAVTNALAACRGNVTQAARHLGISRQLFHYKIKKYQLCRADFMSRI
- a CDS encoding acyl-CoA dehydrogenase, which gives rise to MTQVISDRRDIEFVMHEQLNAESLSKLYDGFADFNKKTIDLVISEARNFAVKELLPASKEGDQEGCQLENGQVTTPAAFKRLFELFNDGEWLAVTEDPEWGGQGMPRTVASAVAEYFNGANYPFMMYPGLTQGAGHLVEHFGTQEQKELYLKNMYTGKWCGTMLLTEPNAGSDVGALTTKATPNGDGTYSIVGEKIFISGGEHDLAENIIHPVLARIEGAPAGTKGISLFLVPKIRVNADGSLGEFNDVVCTGIEHKMGIHGNSTCSLALGSKGNCIGTLLGEENKGMKAMFLMMNAARLLVGYQGFACATAAYMYALDYAKTRIQGKALTEILNPDAEGVPIIQHPDVRRQLMLMKVNVEGMRSLLYFVHYCSDMAKYAPTDEEKAKYQGFVEILTPIAKGYVTDRAFEMCSQGMQVYGGYGFIEEYPMAQLLRDCRITLIYEGTNGIQAMDLLGRKLGLNKGKPIMDLFGEMQKTLAQAKEIETIQGYAVKVEEAVNKLAEVAIHMGQTAMSDKVLAAFANAHPFQDAAGDTVMAWMLLWRATIAARKLETAKKKDQPFYQGIIKSLQFFTETMLPVTLGRFAALMNTSSAAVDIEETMFPS
- a CDS encoding ABC transporter substrate-binding protein, translated to MKKLLLTVLSVFMVMSLTVSAGAKTFKMGLDADPVSLDPQVQLSGGMLQLSHWVFDPLVRWTQDMEFEPRLATSWERLDDLTMRFHLRKGVKFHSGNDFTAKDVKWSFDRMRKSVDFKGLLEPFEGCYIVDDYTVDVKTKKAYPLVLNMATYFFAMDSEFYTGTDENGQPKDAILKIGESFALNNASGTGPFIVTNRQHNVILEMKRFEDYWDTNSPGNVTEFILSPIKENATRVAALLSGGVDWISPVPPQDFARIQSDDKVKLVNINGGRIITFQMNPNRVEAFKDVRVRQAIVHAVNNEGIVKQIMKGTATVAAQQGPEGYLGYKENLTPRYDLEKAKALMKEAGYENGFEISMMAPNNRYVNDAKIAEATAQMLGRIGIKVNLKTLPKAQYWNEYDDRAADMMMIGWHSDTEDSGNFSEFLTMCPNAETGYGQYNSGYCNPKVDELTIAAQSETDMEKRKAMLQEIEQILYDDAAFVPFHWQNHSYGVKKNVQAQPVINAQNFPYIGDLVIE
- a CDS encoding ABC transporter permease, yielding MIAFIIRRILQAVVVMLVISLVVFAIKKEFGDPVRDLVGERVTPEERQQIADKMGLNDPFLIQYGRFVKNAVTQGDLGRSFLYNKPNLEVIVNHAPATIELVLGTALIIIVLSLPLGVYCALKPRSWLSRFTMSFSTLGVSMPVFLTAILLIYLFAVHWRILPSYGRGETVDLFGNGIWMTGLLTIDGLKHLILPCISLSTLMLPLFIRLIRSEMMEVLETEYIKYAWAKGLSPKRVWLVHAFKNTLLPVITVFGVQIGIMFAFTLLTELVFQWPGMGFMFLEAVNRADLSLLIAYLVVVAALFVVVNTVVDILYGFINPTVRIAGTK
- a CDS encoding ABC transporter permease; its protein translation is MKTKLQQFKESYFLYSFRRDMVAMASFVVLVFFLLIAFAAPWISPMNPYDSANIDIMNSEIPPMWMDGGSKEFPLGTDNQGRDMLSTMFYGLRTSIIIGLGAVAIQASIGIVLGLMAGYLGGKTDAVLMRLADIQFSFPYLMVAIFMSAIFQVVFGAGSFEQLAIPLLTIIIGLSNWPMFARTIRASVMGEKNKEYVEAARVIGLPQRIIMFRHILPNALTSVMVISTIQVANAVMSEAALSFLGLGMPVTKPSLGSLIRSGQEYFFSGSWWITVLPGLWLVLFILVINLLGDWLRDVLNPKLYKG
- a CDS encoding ABC transporter ATP-binding protein encodes the protein MSSLLEVRDLEVKFALRSGDITAIDGVSFQLDPGERMGLVGESGAGKSVTGFAIINLISKPGYISRGSIHFEGKEISAYPPEKMRKIRGNRISMIFQDPMMTLNPVYTIGFQMIETLRAHRDISKSEARAIALEKLKLVQMPSPEKRLAQYPHELSGGMRQRIIIAISLLADPAIIIADEPTTALDVTIQAEIMDLLQELCEKEKMGLILITHDLGVVSQVTEKIAVMYAGKIIEYGPTDTVVHHPVHPYTIGLIGSIPGSIEPGKDLKQIPGMMPTLTNIPPGCAFNPRCELAADICTRQTPVLEEKQNGIMAACHMK